One segment of Panicum virgatum strain AP13 chromosome 1K, P.virgatum_v5, whole genome shotgun sequence DNA contains the following:
- the LOC120654957 gene encoding SKP1-like protein 1A yields the protein MASADEKKVRLRSKDGEVFDVQEKAIGAFSVTITGMIDEGRTDHDGVVELPNVSAATLSRVLEYVVRHFDADDSYPSSSFNPSDDDPLARFDEDLVSVDNDSLFDLLEAANFLNIVKLLDLTCKAVAEQMRGRTADEIREKFHIVNDYTKEEEDVRRENSWAFDETMDYS from the coding sequence ATGGCGTCCGCCGATGAGAAGAAAGTTCGCCTCCGCAGCAAGGACGGCGAGGTCTTCGACGTTCAGGAGAAGGCCATCGGCGCCTTCTCGGTCACGATCACGGGCATGATCGACGAGGGGCGTACTGACCACGACGGCGTCGTCGAGCTCCCGAACGTCTCCGCCGCCACGCTCTCCCGCGTCCTCGAGTACGTCGTGAGGCACttcgacgccgacgactcctaCCCCTCCTCCTCTTTCAACCCCAGCGACGACGACCCCCTCGCCCGCTTCGACGAGGACCTCGTCAGCGTTGACAACGACAGCCTCTTCGACCTCTTGGAGGCGGCCAACTTCCTCAACATCGTCAAGCTGCTGGACCTGACGTgcaaggcggtggcggagcaGATGAGAGGGAGGACGGCCGACGAGATCCGCGAGAAGTTCCACATCGTCAACGACTAcaccaaggaggaggaggatgtccGCAGGGAGAACTCGTGGGCGTTCGATGAAACCATGGACTATAGTTAA